The Nitrospiraceae bacterium genome has a window encoding:
- a CDS encoding HlyD family secretion protein encodes MGSRWLVWVVALVALLVGAAAGLSRFALNRGLPDGLIQANGRIEGDHVTVAGKFPGRIEELLVREGDSVEAGQILIRLDDVQARARVEQATQAFASLEAKVQAAHTELSVLNLDVPLGIEAADAQVVKAKAMVDRALAVEREARSDAQRFRDLAEKDQASRQQRDQADLKWQVSQREITAARSGLEQAQKQAAQAELGWKKVRAKEAEVAALEHQRDQADAALAEVDSVMADLTIRAPTSGTITTRMVNRGEIVSAGAPLLELVDLDRLYLQVYVPEVQIGKLRLGLPAKLYIDAYPDQAFDAAVRYIASKAEFTPKEVQTPDERVKLIYAVKLYLQGNPDHRLTPGLPADAVIRWREDVAWVKPKA; translated from the coding sequence ATGGGATCGCGGTGGCTGGTTTGGGTGGTCGCTCTCGTGGCGCTGCTCGTCGGCGCGGCCGCCGGATTGTCACGTTTCGCTCTGAACCGCGGGTTGCCCGACGGCTTGATCCAAGCGAACGGTCGAATCGAAGGCGATCATGTCACGGTGGCCGGTAAGTTCCCCGGCCGCATTGAAGAATTGTTGGTGCGGGAAGGTGATAGCGTCGAGGCGGGACAGATCCTGATTCGTCTCGACGACGTCCAGGCGCGTGCAAGGGTCGAGCAGGCCACGCAAGCCTTCGCGTCGCTCGAGGCCAAGGTGCAGGCGGCGCATACGGAATTGTCCGTGCTGAATCTCGACGTGCCCTTGGGGATCGAAGCGGCGGATGCGCAGGTGGTGAAAGCCAAGGCCATGGTGGATCGGGCGTTGGCAGTGGAGCGGGAGGCGCGCAGCGATGCGCAGCGGTTTCGGGATTTGGCCGAGAAGGATCAGGCGTCGCGGCAGCAACGGGACCAGGCAGATCTGAAGTGGCAGGTCTCACAGCGGGAGATTACGGCGGCACGGTCCGGCTTGGAGCAGGCTCAGAAACAGGCGGCCCAAGCCGAGCTGGGATGGAAGAAGGTCAGGGCGAAGGAGGCGGAGGTCGCGGCGCTGGAGCACCAGCGGGATCAGGCGGACGCAGCGCTGGCCGAAGTCGACAGTGTCATGGCTGATCTCACGATCCGCGCCCCGACGAGCGGGACTATCACGACGCGGATGGTCAATCGGGGAGAGATCGTGTCGGCCGGTGCGCCCTTGCTGGAGCTGGTCGATCTGGACCGGCTGTACCTCCAAGTCTACGTGCCGGAAGTGCAGATTGGGAAATTGCGGCTGGGTCTGCCTGCCAAGTTGTATATCGACGCCTATCCCGATCAGGCATTCGACGCCGCCGTCCGCTACATTGCCTCCAAGGCCGAGTTTACCCCGAAGGAAGTCCAGACGCCGGACGAGCGGGTGAAATTGATCTACGCCGTGAAGCTGTACCTGCAGGGCAATCCAGACCACCGCCTGACGCCCGGTCTCCCTGCGGATGCCGTGATCCGCTGGCGCGAGGATGTGGCCTGGGTCAAGCCGAAGGCTTAG
- a CDS encoding TolC family protein — protein MTTSTRLFPLMLLIGLLVPAGTPVWAETASPAVPELRLSLHDALQAAIDNNVNVRLLRERIAAAQSAANTSLGAMLPNVSGFLNGRSQTVNLAAFGLPTDRLAGLGLTRPVTDPFEVYDARATLVQNIFSLSLIQRWRAAKTGIDVAELEAEVAKRDVMATVGLLYMEALRADEAVKARQADIDLSQQLLKLAQDRRSAGVATGLDVTREEVQLENNRQRHLVAQNDQESARLNLIRALGIDFDVRLSLTDALTFVQIAHEKPDQALAVAQENRTELKAQANRQRLASLSLSSVTSERLPALSLSGDYGWIGVKPDEALATRSLGLTLSVPIFDGGQREGRISENRSRVRQEAIRMKDVSDQVSLEVRNALLTLESSTQQVAVAQKGLELALKELTFARDRFAAGLATNIEVTNAQTSVARARDNVIEALFRFNASRINLARAKGELEKLF, from the coding sequence GTGACCACTTCCACTCGCTTGTTCCCGCTCATGCTGCTCATCGGACTCTTGGTACCTGCGGGGACGCCCGTATGGGCGGAGACCGCATCCCCTGCCGTACCGGAACTTCGGCTCAGTTTGCACGACGCTCTCCAAGCCGCAATCGACAACAATGTGAATGTGCGCTTGCTGCGGGAGCGGATCGCTGCCGCGCAGTCCGCGGCCAACACCAGCCTCGGCGCGATGTTACCGAACGTGTCCGGGTTTCTGAACGGCCGAAGTCAGACCGTCAACTTGGCGGCCTTTGGTTTGCCCACCGATCGGCTAGCCGGTCTCGGGCTGACCAGGCCGGTGACCGATCCGTTCGAGGTCTACGATGCGCGGGCCACGCTCGTGCAGAACATTTTCAGTCTCAGTTTGATCCAGCGATGGCGGGCGGCCAAGACCGGAATCGACGTCGCGGAACTCGAGGCGGAGGTGGCAAAGCGCGACGTGATGGCCACGGTGGGCCTGCTTTACATGGAAGCGTTGCGGGCAGACGAAGCGGTCAAGGCGCGGCAGGCCGACATCGACCTCAGCCAGCAACTGCTCAAACTGGCGCAAGACCGAAGATCGGCCGGTGTGGCCACGGGTCTCGACGTGACCAGGGAGGAAGTACAGTTGGAGAACAATCGGCAGCGGCACCTGGTTGCGCAAAACGACCAGGAGAGCGCTCGGCTGAATCTCATCCGTGCGCTGGGCATCGACTTCGATGTTCGCCTGAGCCTCACCGATGCCCTGACCTTCGTCCAGATCGCGCATGAGAAACCGGACCAGGCCTTGGCGGTTGCGCAGGAGAATCGCACCGAACTCAAGGCCCAGGCCAACCGGCAGCGGCTTGCCTCACTCTCGCTAAGCTCCGTGACCAGCGAACGGCTCCCGGCGCTGTCTCTCAGCGGCGACTATGGATGGATCGGCGTAAAACCGGACGAGGCGTTGGCGACGCGGTCGCTGGGGCTGACGCTCTCGGTGCCGATTTTCGACGGAGGGCAACGGGAAGGGCGCATCTCCGAAAACCGCAGCCGCGTGCGCCAGGAAGCGATTCGCATGAAGGATGTGTCCGATCAAGTGTCGCTAGAAGTGCGGAACGCGCTCTTGACCTTGGAATCCTCGACGCAGCAGGTCGCCGTGGCGCAGAAGGGGCTGGAACTTGCGCTGAAAGAATTGACCTTTGCCCGCGACCGTTTCGCGGCGGGACTGGCGACGAATATCGAAGTCACGAACGCGCAGACCTCGGTGGCACGGGCCAGGGACAATGTGATCGAAGCCCTGTTCCGATTCAACGCTTCGCGTATCAACCTCGCACGGGCCAAGGGGGAATTGGAAAAGTTGTTCTAG
- a CDS encoding Spy/CpxP family protein refolding chaperone, with the protein MKTKIIRVGVAIALVAGLLGASACHRHHTPAERADWMTSKIAKHLDLDGQQKAKLGVVKDEVLAARAESQKEHRAIMEEVLAQVQGERLDEAKLVQLLERHQAVQTRMTQRVLPKVAEWHASLRPEQKAEAVEHIRKWMDRYGDY; encoded by the coding sequence ATGAAGACGAAGATCATCAGAGTCGGGGTTGCCATCGCACTTGTGGCGGGCTTGCTTGGGGCGTCCGCGTGCCATCGACACCATACTCCGGCGGAACGAGCTGACTGGATGACGAGCAAGATCGCCAAACATTTGGATTTGGACGGCCAGCAGAAGGCGAAGCTCGGGGTCGTCAAGGACGAAGTGTTGGCTGCGCGAGCCGAGTCGCAGAAGGAACATCGGGCGATCATGGAGGAAGTGCTTGCTCAGGTGCAAGGCGAACGACTGGATGAGGCAAAGTTGGTGCAATTGCTTGAGCGGCACCAGGCAGTACAAACGCGCATGACGCAGCGCGTGTTGCCCAAGGTCGCCGAATGGCATGCCAGTTTGCGACCGGAACAGAAAGCCGAAGCGGTCGAGCACATCCGCAAGTGGATGGACCGGTATGGAGACTACTGA
- a CDS encoding sigma 54-interacting transcriptional regulator, with translation MSSHEHAKYVALLDVAEAIASHSDLSTLIRHLASCLPKVIVTDFLALSLYDAERHAMRLHTLQANVQADVIGGHVLAPDELPAGLVWQTQRPLLVPDLSQELRWPNVIRMMREDGIQSFCYVPLTTAARRLGVLGFGSLRKRAFEECDSTFLMQVGKQVAVAVENALNREAASLSKQEAERQRDRFRLLLRITNAMVSKLDLREVFHAVSATVRELVPQEYTCLVLYDETRQQFRLRALDFQDNPGWLFEGFVADAVDSPATIAVSTKRPVAINHLKELERFGHHVIRMLLDKEFKSMCALPLLSDDRAIGCLTFASRQEEAFPESSIEFLMEVAGQIALAVANALAYQEITELKNKLAEEKLYLEEELRTEQGFENIIGDSKALKQLLKQVEVVAPTDATVLIQGETGTGKELIARAIHRLSGRKERTFVKLNCAAIPSGLLESELFGHERGAFTGAISRKVGRFELADKGTIFLDEVGEIPLELQSKLLRVLQEQEFERLGSTRTIRVDVRLIAATNQDLKSLVDAKEFRSDLYYRLNVFPVTMPPLRERREDIPSLVRYFTQQYAGRMKKRIHTVPLKTLEALSRYAWPGNIRELENLVERSVILTKGTELQVQLGELQIEVSSKTAPTATLHETEREHILGILRESKWVVAGSDGAAAKLGLKRTTLLSKMKKLGISRPLG, from the coding sequence ATGTCTTCTCATGAACATGCCAAGTATGTAGCTTTGCTTGATGTCGCGGAAGCGATTGCGAGCCATTCCGATCTCTCGACGCTTATCAGGCACCTTGCTTCCTGTTTGCCGAAGGTCATCGTCACCGATTTCCTGGCTCTATCTCTGTACGATGCCGAGCGCCACGCCATGCGTCTACATACCTTGCAAGCCAATGTGCAGGCCGACGTGATCGGGGGCCACGTCTTGGCCCCGGACGAGCTGCCGGCGGGACTCGTCTGGCAAACGCAACGGCCATTGCTCGTCCCGGATTTGTCGCAGGAATTGCGTTGGCCCAATGTCATCAGGATGATGCGGGAAGACGGCATCCAGTCGTTTTGCTACGTCCCCTTGACCACCGCGGCGCGCCGGTTGGGGGTCCTGGGGTTCGGCAGCCTGCGCAAGCGGGCCTTCGAGGAGTGCGATTCGACATTTCTGATGCAAGTGGGGAAGCAAGTGGCCGTGGCCGTGGAGAATGCGCTGAACCGCGAGGCTGCGTCTCTCTCGAAACAAGAGGCAGAGCGACAGAGGGATCGGTTCCGTCTCCTCCTGCGCATCACCAACGCCATGGTCTCGAAGTTGGACCTGCGCGAGGTGTTTCATGCTGTGAGTGCGACTGTTCGAGAACTGGTGCCTCAAGAATACACCTGCTTGGTTTTGTACGATGAGACTCGCCAACAGTTTCGTCTTCGTGCGTTGGATTTTCAGGACAATCCTGGGTGGTTGTTTGAGGGGTTTGTCGCGGATGCCGTGGACTCGCCCGCGACTATCGCTGTGAGCACAAAGCGGCCCGTGGCGATCAATCACCTCAAGGAACTGGAACGTTTTGGTCATCACGTCATCCGGATGTTGCTGGACAAAGAATTCAAGTCGATGTGCGCGCTGCCCCTTCTGTCGGACGATCGAGCCATCGGCTGTCTCACCTTCGCGTCTCGCCAGGAAGAGGCATTTCCCGAGTCGTCCATCGAGTTTCTCATGGAGGTCGCCGGGCAGATCGCCTTGGCCGTAGCCAACGCCCTGGCCTATCAGGAAATCACGGAACTGAAAAATAAGTTGGCGGAAGAGAAGCTGTATCTCGAGGAAGAGCTGCGTACCGAGCAGGGATTCGAGAACATCATCGGCGACAGCAAGGCCTTGAAACAGCTGCTCAAACAAGTTGAGGTCGTGGCTCCGACCGATGCGACCGTCCTGATTCAGGGGGAGACAGGGACCGGCAAGGAGCTGATCGCCAGAGCGATTCATCGGCTCAGCGGACGCAAGGAACGCACGTTCGTTAAACTCAATTGCGCGGCCATTCCCAGCGGCTTGCTGGAAAGCGAGCTCTTCGGTCACGAACGGGGTGCGTTCACCGGGGCCATCAGCCGGAAGGTCGGCCGATTTGAACTGGCGGACAAGGGAACCATTTTTCTGGATGAAGTCGGCGAAATTCCGCTGGAGTTACAATCCAAGCTGCTGCGAGTGTTACAGGAGCAGGAATTCGAGCGTCTGGGCAGCACGAGAACTATTCGGGTCGACGTCCGCTTGATCGCCGCGACAAACCAGGACCTCAAGAGCCTGGTGGATGCGAAGGAGTTTCGAAGCGACTTGTACTACCGACTGAATGTCTTTCCGGTGACCATGCCGCCCCTTCGAGAGCGACGCGAAGACATTCCCAGTTTGGTGCGCTATTTCACGCAGCAGTATGCCGGGCGTATGAAGAAACGGATTCATACGGTTCCTCTCAAAACGCTCGAGGCTCTTTCGCGCTACGCGTGGCCGGGCAACATCCGTGAGTTGGAAAATCTGGTCGAACGTTCCGTGATCCTCACGAAAGGCACAGAACTACAGGTCCAGCTCGGTGAACTTCAGATTGAGGTGAGTTCGAAGACGGCTCCGACCGCGACACTTCACGAGACTGAGCGTGAACACATCCTCGGCATCCTCCGCGAATCAAAGTGGGTCGTCGCCGGATCGGACGGGGCAGCCGCAAAACTAGGCCTCAAACGCACCACGCTTCTTTCGAAGATGAAGAAGCTCGGCATTTCTCGCCCTCTCGGGTGA
- a CDS encoding efflux RND transporter permease subunit — protein MSSGSPHPLGPSGRLAAQFIDSKLTPLIIVAVLLLGVFAVAVTPREEEPQIVVPMADVWLPFPGASAKVVEEQLTKPIERKLSEIKTVEYVYSISRPGGALIIVRFYVGQPMEQSLVDLYDKLMSNQDLLPPGAEPFLVKPRDVNDVPIVTLTLSSERYQDFDLRRLADQVLEETKKVAGTAGGFVVGGHDRELRVQIDPARLKAYGLTPLAVAGVIKAENLALPAGSFESQNASRLVETGRFIRSKDDLETLVVGVHEQHPVYLRQVAEVTDGPSETKQYVWFGEGVRGARQTSDVRRETTGVSSDLSRLTSSEFPAVTVALAKQAGTNAVTVSRDVVRKVEEMKGRVIPADVRVTITRDYGETADEKANELLWHLLIAVVAVVVFLGLTLGRRPAVVVSVAIPLTLALTLFVSMLIGYSINRVTLFALIFSIGILVDDAIVVVENTYRHLTMRLRPHREASLYAVDEVGNPTILATLTVIAALLPMAFVSGLMGPYMRPIPVNASIAMFVSLLVAFVVIPWFCQACYRPGVKMAGVDHEQFQGGLAYRFYQRVLTPVLSHPVMAYAVLGFIALLLAGSLCLFYTRGVVVKMLPFDNKSELQVVVDMPEGTTLEETARVTQALTQYVRTIPEVRDYQAYVGTASPFNFNGLVRHYYLRDQPHEADIQVNLVAKGERRSQSHDIAQRIRPELQQIARQHGANVKIVEVPPGPPVQSVLVAEIYGPDYARQTAIAQDVRRLFESTQGVVDVDDYIEADQTKYVFTVDRVKAALAGIPSDEIVKTLRLGLEGSQVGLVHLPREKRPVQIMLRLPVSERSGLEHFGEIALRTPAGRMVPLAELLRMEQTVRESAIYHKNLKPVVYVVGDVGGAASDKGDSPVYGVLGVGRKLEQFTLPEGYQLAQHYAAQPWSEERFAMKWDGEWHITVETFRDMGIAFGVAMILIYLLIVAQFQSFLTPVVIMAPIPLTLIGILPGHWLTGSYFTATSMIGFIALAGIIVRNSILLVDFIQHQAADGVPLLEAVIRAGAIRTRPILLTAAALMVGAAVIILDPIFQGLAVSLLFGVGASTVLTLIVIPVLYYRWIGERTEPVSCPLPNGASQPFSDAAAP, from the coding sequence ATGTCATCTGGTTCACCACATCCCCTCGGTCCTTCCGGTCGCCTTGCGGCGCAATTCATCGACAGCAAGTTGACGCCCCTGATCATCGTGGCGGTGCTTCTCCTGGGTGTATTCGCTGTGGCGGTCACACCACGAGAGGAGGAACCGCAGATCGTCGTGCCGATGGCCGATGTCTGGCTTCCCTTTCCCGGTGCCTCCGCGAAGGTGGTGGAGGAGCAACTCACCAAGCCGATCGAGCGAAAGCTATCAGAAATCAAAACGGTCGAGTATGTCTACTCCATCTCCCGTCCCGGCGGAGCCTTGATCATCGTCCGGTTTTACGTCGGCCAGCCGATGGAGCAGAGCCTGGTCGATTTGTACGACAAACTGATGTCCAACCAGGATCTTCTACCGCCGGGGGCCGAGCCCTTTCTCGTGAAGCCCCGAGACGTCAACGACGTGCCAATCGTGACGCTGACCCTTTCCAGCGAGCGCTATCAGGATTTCGACCTGCGCCGATTGGCCGATCAGGTTCTGGAGGAGACGAAGAAGGTGGCGGGCACGGCCGGTGGGTTCGTCGTCGGAGGCCACGATCGAGAACTGCGTGTCCAGATCGATCCGGCCCGCTTGAAGGCCTACGGACTGACCCCGTTAGCCGTCGCCGGCGTCATCAAAGCCGAGAACTTGGCATTGCCGGCCGGATCGTTCGAAAGCCAGAATGCGAGCCGGCTCGTGGAAACGGGGCGCTTCATCCGTTCCAAGGACGATCTCGAAACCCTGGTCGTGGGGGTACATGAACAGCATCCGGTATATCTGCGCCAAGTCGCGGAGGTCACCGATGGCCCGAGCGAAACCAAGCAATACGTGTGGTTTGGGGAAGGAGTACGGGGGGCACGTCAGACGTCAGACGTCAGGCGGGAGACGACCGGGGTTTCGTCTGACCTCTCACGTCTCACGTCCAGCGAGTTTCCCGCCGTTACCGTGGCCTTGGCCAAACAGGCCGGCACGAATGCCGTGACGGTGTCGCGAGACGTCGTGCGCAAGGTCGAGGAGATGAAAGGGCGTGTCATTCCTGCCGACGTGCGTGTGACGATTACGCGGGATTACGGCGAAACGGCCGACGAGAAAGCGAACGAACTGCTCTGGCACCTGCTGATTGCCGTGGTCGCGGTGGTGGTGTTTCTCGGCCTGACCTTAGGGCGCCGTCCGGCCGTCGTCGTGTCGGTCGCGATTCCCCTCACCCTGGCGCTGACGCTGTTCGTCTCGATGCTCATCGGGTACAGCATCAACCGCGTGACCCTCTTCGCGCTGATTTTCTCCATCGGCATCTTGGTCGATGACGCCATCGTGGTGGTTGAAAACACCTATCGCCATTTGACGATGCGCCTGCGTCCGCACCGTGAGGCGTCGTTGTATGCGGTGGATGAGGTCGGGAACCCGACGATCCTGGCGACGTTGACGGTGATCGCGGCCCTGCTGCCGATGGCCTTCGTGTCCGGCTTGATGGGGCCGTACATGCGGCCGATCCCCGTGAACGCCTCCATCGCAATGTTCGTCTCGTTGTTGGTGGCCTTCGTGGTCATTCCCTGGTTTTGCCAGGCCTGTTACCGTCCCGGCGTGAAAATGGCGGGAGTCGACCACGAACAGTTCCAAGGCGGTCTTGCTTACCGCTTCTATCAACGCGTGCTGACGCCGGTGCTCTCTCACCCGGTCATGGCCTATGCCGTGCTGGGGTTCATTGCGCTGCTGCTCGCCGGATCGCTGTGTCTGTTTTATACGCGCGGCGTGGTGGTGAAGATGCTGCCGTTCGACAACAAGAGCGAACTGCAGGTCGTGGTCGATATGCCGGAAGGGACCACGTTGGAGGAGACGGCCCGCGTGACTCAGGCGCTGACCCAATACGTGCGCACGATTCCGGAAGTGCGGGATTACCAGGCCTACGTGGGGACGGCCTCGCCGTTCAACTTCAACGGTCTCGTGCGGCACTACTATCTGCGCGATCAACCCCACGAAGCGGACATTCAGGTCAACCTGGTCGCCAAGGGGGAACGCCGCTCGCAGAGCCATGACATCGCCCAGCGAATTCGTCCCGAGCTGCAACAGATTGCCCGGCAGCATGGGGCCAATGTGAAGATCGTGGAGGTGCCGCCCGGTCCGCCGGTCCAATCCGTCTTGGTGGCAGAAATCTACGGCCCTGATTATGCGCGACAGACGGCCATCGCGCAGGACGTCCGTCGGCTCTTCGAATCCACGCAGGGCGTGGTGGATGTGGATGACTACATCGAGGCCGACCAAACAAAGTATGTGTTCACGGTCGACCGCGTGAAGGCGGCGCTGGCCGGGATTCCTTCCGATGAAATCGTGAAGACCCTTCGGCTCGGATTGGAGGGCAGCCAGGTCGGGCTGGTTCACCTGCCGCGGGAAAAGCGGCCGGTGCAGATCATGCTGCGGCTGCCGGTCAGCGAACGGTCGGGATTGGAACATTTCGGTGAGATCGCCCTGCGCACCCCCGCCGGCCGCATGGTGCCGCTGGCGGAGCTGTTGCGGATGGAGCAGACCGTGCGGGAGTCCGCCATCTACCACAAGAATCTCAAACCCGTGGTGTACGTCGTTGGTGATGTCGGCGGGGCCGCTTCAGATAAAGGCGACAGCCCGGTCTACGGCGTGTTGGGCGTCGGCCGGAAGCTGGAACAATTCACGCTGCCGGAAGGCTACCAACTCGCGCAACATTATGCGGCGCAACCTTGGTCGGAAGAGCGGTTTGCGATGAAGTGGGACGGGGAATGGCATATCACGGTCGAAACGTTTCGCGACATGGGCATTGCCTTCGGCGTGGCGATGATCCTGATCTACTTGCTGATCGTCGCGCAATTTCAATCCTTCCTGACCCCGGTCGTCATCATGGCGCCCATCCCGCTCACCTTGATCGGCATTTTGCCGGGGCATTGGCTGACCGGCTCCTACTTCACCGCCACGTCGATGATCGGATTTATCGCGTTGGCCGGGATCATCGTGCGCAACTCCATCCTGCTGGTGGACTTCATTCAACACCAGGCAGCCGATGGCGTGCCGCTCCTGGAAGCCGTGATCCGGGCCGGCGCCATCCGCACCAGGCCCATTCTCTTGACGGCGGCCGCGCTCATGGTCGGGGCGGCCGTGATCATCCTCGACCCGATCTTTCAAGGCTTGGCCGTGTCGCTCCTGTTCGGCGTCGGCGCCTCCACCGTACTTACGCTCATCGTCATTCCGGTCCTCTATTACCGCTGGATCGGGGAACGGACCGAACCTGTGTCCTGCCCGCTTCCGAATGGAGCGTCACAGCCCTTTTCGGATGCCGCCGCGCCATGA
- a CDS encoding efflux RND transporter periplasmic adaptor subunit, whose product MRTSAFPMMMLLLAALAGCGPGEESPRQGGAVMEAKAPPAIQATLVEVKAAQVPLRLEVTGQVTAVYQATLASRVQGMIEAVLVREGHVVKKGQPLVTLDSRDLQAELARAKAEVENAKAQLDRMADLYRKDAVSKQELENATRSYKVAEAGQKAVVAQLSYTVVKAPFDGVITDKKVEAGELASPGQALLRMENPGELRLEATVAESDLQAVTVGASLPIVVDALGAGRLQGTVAQILPAGDPQTHTFTVKVDLPQTTGLKSGMFGRLQLEKGTSQALVLPRRALVERGELSSVFVVGPDRIARLRWIKVGRNLNDTIEVLSGLNVGEVVMEDGTKGRDGAPVQEVTAVARPEKT is encoded by the coding sequence ATGAGAACATCCGCTTTTCCGATGATGATGTTGTTGTTGGCCGCACTAGCCGGATGCGGGCCTGGTGAGGAATCTCCGCGGCAGGGTGGAGCGGTGATGGAGGCCAAAGCACCGCCCGCGATTCAGGCCACGCTGGTCGAAGTGAAGGCCGCGCAGGTGCCCTTGAGGCTTGAAGTGACCGGCCAGGTCACGGCGGTCTATCAGGCGACATTGGCCAGCCGTGTGCAAGGCATGATCGAGGCGGTGCTCGTCCGCGAAGGCCATGTCGTGAAGAAAGGGCAACCGCTTGTCACGCTGGATAGTCGGGACCTGCAGGCCGAATTGGCGCGAGCCAAGGCCGAAGTAGAAAACGCCAAGGCGCAACTCGACCGTATGGCCGATCTGTACCGCAAGGATGCCGTGTCCAAACAAGAGTTGGAGAATGCGACCAGAAGTTACAAGGTCGCCGAGGCCGGCCAGAAGGCCGTGGTTGCGCAATTGAGCTATACGGTGGTCAAGGCGCCGTTCGACGGTGTGATTACCGACAAAAAGGTGGAAGCGGGCGAACTCGCCTCGCCGGGTCAGGCCCTGCTGCGCATGGAAAACCCCGGTGAACTCCGGCTCGAAGCGACCGTGGCGGAAAGCGATCTGCAAGCGGTGACGGTGGGCGCGTCGTTGCCGATCGTCGTCGATGCGCTTGGGGCCGGTCGATTGCAAGGGACCGTCGCCCAGATTCTACCGGCCGGCGATCCGCAAACCCACACCTTCACGGTCAAGGTAGACCTTCCGCAAACCACAGGCCTGAAGTCCGGTATGTTTGGGCGACTGCAACTCGAGAAGGGCACCAGTCAGGCCCTGGTACTGCCTCGCAGGGCATTGGTCGAGCGGGGTGAATTGTCGAGCGTGTTTGTCGTCGGTCCTGACCGCATTGCCCGCCTTCGCTGGATCAAGGTGGGACGGAATCTGAACGACACCATCGAGGTCCTGTCGGGACTCAATGTCGGTGAAGTGGTCATGGAGGACGGGACCAAGGGCAGGGACGGGGCGCCTGTTCAAGAAGTGACGGCGGTAGCCAGGCCGGAGAAGACGTGA
- a CDS encoding DUF2892 domain-containing protein, whose translation MRLNEWLRLIAGGVVLLAVFLGATVHPYYNYAAAFVAANLIQSAFTGWCPMMALLRKLGVQE comes from the coding sequence ATGAGACTTAATGAATGGCTGCGGTTGATCGCCGGGGGCGTTGTGCTTCTAGCAGTTTTCCTGGGCGCGACGGTACATCCTTACTATAATTACGCTGCGGCGTTCGTCGCCGCCAATCTGATTCAGTCAGCCTTTACCGGCTGGTGTCCGATGATGGCGCTCCTGCGAAAGCTGGGAGTCCAAGAATAG
- a CDS encoding NAD(P)/FAD-dependent oxidoreductase → MARVVIVGASIGGLPAAYEARELLGEQHKITVISNVESFHFVPSNPWVAVGWRKRKDISFALGPVLEKKGIEFLHVAADRIEAEQNRVMTSKGEVPYDYLIIATGPRLNFGAVPGLGPSGYSQSVCNVDHAEQAWGAYQSFLKDPGPIVIGAAQGASCFGPAYEMAFILDADLRQRKLRKKVPMYFVTPEPYIGHMGLAGVGKSRRLMEDEFSEHAIKPMTGASIKEVQPGKFMLEDGQEVPFRYSMIIPPFAGVEAVASTAGLCNPKGFVNIDAYQTNPKYKNIYAVGVCVAIPPVEQTPVPTGAPKTGYMIESMVAAAVHNIKADIDNNSKRETATWNAICLADMGDTGMAFVAIPQMAPRNVTWARKGKWVHLAKIGLEKYFLMKMKRGVSEPFFEKAILKAMGITKLEASA, encoded by the coding sequence ATGGCGCGGGTGGTCATTGTCGGGGCCTCGATCGGCGGATTACCCGCCGCCTACGAAGCCCGGGAGCTACTGGGCGAGCAGCACAAAATCACGGTCATCTCGAACGTCGAATCGTTCCATTTCGTTCCCTCCAACCCCTGGGTCGCAGTTGGGTGGCGGAAGCGGAAGGATATTAGCTTTGCTCTTGGGCCCGTGCTGGAAAAGAAGGGCATTGAGTTTCTCCACGTGGCGGCAGACCGGATCGAAGCCGAGCAAAACCGCGTCATGACTTCCAAGGGCGAAGTCCCCTATGACTACCTCATCATCGCGACTGGACCGAGGCTGAATTTCGGTGCAGTGCCGGGCTTGGGGCCGAGCGGCTATTCCCAGTCTGTATGCAATGTCGACCATGCCGAGCAGGCATGGGGGGCCTATCAGAGTTTTCTCAAGGATCCTGGCCCGATCGTCATCGGCGCCGCGCAAGGGGCCTCCTGTTTCGGCCCAGCCTATGAGATGGCATTCATTCTCGATGCGGATCTGAGGCAGCGCAAACTACGGAAGAAAGTCCCCATGTACTTTGTCACGCCTGAGCCCTACATCGGACACATGGGGCTGGCAGGAGTGGGGAAATCGCGGCGCTTGATGGAGGATGAGTTTTCGGAACATGCGATCAAGCCCATGACGGGTGCGTCGATCAAGGAAGTGCAACCGGGCAAGTTCATGTTGGAAGACGGACAAGAGGTGCCGTTCCGGTATTCCATGATTATCCCGCCGTTTGCCGGGGTGGAAGCAGTGGCGTCCACGGCCGGTCTTTGCAATCCGAAAGGCTTTGTCAACATCGATGCCTATCAGACCAATCCCAAATACAAGAACATTTACGCCGTGGGTGTCTGTGTGGCGATTCCTCCGGTGGAACAGACACCTGTGCCGACCGGTGCTCCGAAGACCGGCTACATGATTGAATCGATGGTGGCGGCTGCAGTTCACAACATCAAGGCGGACATCGACAACAATTCCAAGCGGGAGACCGCGACATGGAACGCGATCTGCTTGGCCGACATGGGCGACACGGGCATGGCCTTCGTCGCGATCCCGCAGATGGCGCCGCGGAACGTGACCTGGGCCAGGAAGGGTAAATGGGTTCACCTTGCCAAGATTGGATTGGAAAAATACTTCCTCATGAAGATGAAGCGGGGCGTCAGCGAACCATTCTTTGAAAAGGCCATTCTCAAGGCGATGGGGATCACGAAGCTGGAGGCCTCCGCATAG